The following proteins are co-located in the Halarcobacter sp. genome:
- a CDS encoding class I SAM-dependent methyltransferase produces MFEKFYNKKIFITPKTQFNEYLKYLLVTSGHNFIGFIDSYKKDSDIVNKNTIEDEDIILIFSPNYYEEIANSLKRGRKFIINYENDNFTYIDFNSFKGYKTIPKLNTNYLQTQRWYWENHLKKYDLNNAIEECGYDWGNPTNMNDPLGNYLNILNKLNSLIDKNTSILEIGTLSGKWTKFMLEAKIIYCVDINKYFIDVIKKRFSERANKFKFYISKGNELNGIKNNSIDLVFCMDTLVRVEKKYIFDYIKEISRILKLSGQAILHLPNTDIEDCRNRNFTDINTYEISNELKKYFNHFKLDSQTIVHGTLVYINC; encoded by the coding sequence ATGTTTGAAAAATTTTATAACAAAAAAATATTTATAACTCCTAAAACACAATTTAATGAATATTTAAAATATCTACTAGTAACCAGTGGACATAATTTTATAGGTTTTATAGATTCATATAAAAAAGATTCTGATATTGTAAATAAAAATACTATAGAAGATGAAGATATCATTTTAATTTTTAGTCCAAATTATTATGAAGAAATAGCAAATTCATTGAAAAGAGGTAGAAAATTTATAATTAATTATGAAAATGACAACTTTACTTACATAGATTTTAATTCATTTAAAGGTTATAAAACTATCCCAAAATTAAATACAAACTATTTACAAACACAAAGATGGTATTGGGAAAATCATCTAAAAAAATATGACTTAAATAACGCTATAGAAGAATGTGGTTATGATTGGGGCAATCCAACAAATATGAATGACCCTTTAGGTAACTATTTAAATATCTTAAATAAATTAAATAGCCTTATAGATAAAAATACTTCTATCCTTGAAATTGGAACATTAAGTGGCAAATGGACTAAGTTTATGCTTGAGGCAAAAATAATATATTGTGTTGATATTAATAAGTATTTTATAGATGTAATAAAAAAAAGATTCTCCGAAAGAGCTAATAAATTTAAATTTTATATCTCTAAAGGTAATGAATTAAATGGTATTAAAAATAACAGTATTGATTTAGTCTTTTGTATGGATACCCTAGTTAGAGTAGAGAAAAAATACATTTTTGACTATATAAAAGAAATTTCTAGAATCTTGAAACTAAGTGGACAAGCAATACTTCATTTGCCAAATACAGATATTGAAGATTGTAGAAATAGAAATTTTACTGATATAAATACCTATGAAATTTCAAATGAATTGAAAAAATATTTTAATCACTTTAAATTAGATTCTCAAACAATTGTTCA